From the Primulina tabacum isolate GXHZ01 chromosome 3, ASM2559414v2, whole genome shotgun sequence genome, one window contains:
- the LOC142539364 gene encoding gibberellin receptor GID1B-like, translated as MAGSNEVNANESKRVVPLNTWILISNFKLAYNMLRRPDGTFNRDLNEFLDRKVPASAIPVDGVYSFDVIDRATSLLNRVYLPAGENESQLGIIELEKPLNYTEIVPVIVFFHGGSFVHSSANSAIYDTFCRRIVSTCKAAVVSVDYRRSPENRYPCACDDGWTALKWVQSRSWLRSGKESKVHVFLAGDSSGGNIAHYVAVRASEEEGVEVLGNVLLHPLFGGEERTESEQRLDGKYFVKVQDRDWYWRAYLPEGEDRDHPACNVFGPRSRSLEGLKLPKSLVVVAGLDILQDWQLAYVEGLKKYDQEVKLLYLEKATIGFYFLPNNEHFRSLMDEIKTFIHS; from the coding sequence AGGGTGGTTCCGCTCAACACTTGGATCCTCATATCCAATTTCAAGCTTGCTTACAACATGCTTCGCCGGCCGGATGGAACCTTTAATCGCGATTTAAACGAGTTTCTCGATCGAAAAGTTCCTGCGAGCGCGATCCCTGTTGATGGTGTTTACTCTTTTGATGTAATTGATCGTGCCACGAGTCTCCTTAACCGAGTTTATTTGCCTGCCGGTGAAAATGAGTCTCAGCTGGGGATCATAGAACTCGAAAAGCCATTGAATTATACAGAAATAGTTCCCGTGATCGTGTTCTTCCATGGTGGAAGCTTTGTTCATTCATCGGCCAATAGTGCTATATACGATACGTTCTGTCGACGGATTGTCAGCACTTGCAAGGCGGCTGTGGTATCGGTGGATTATCGTAGATCTCCAGAAAACAGATACCCTTGTGCCTGTGATGATGGATGGACGGCTCTTAAGTGGGTTCAATCAAGATCATGGCTTAGAAGTGGGAAAGAATCCAAAGTTCACGTCTTTTTAGCGGGCGATAGTTCGGGTGGTAATATAGCCCATTATGTTGCAGTCCGTGCATCGGAGGAAGAGGGGGTTGAAGTATTGGGTAATGTACTTTTGCATCCACTGTTTGGTGGGGAGGAGAGGACGGAATCGGAGCAAAGATTGGATGGGAAGTACTTTGTGAAGGTTCAAGACAGGGATTGGTATTGGAGAGCTTATTTACCGGAAGGTGAAGATAGGGACCATCCGGCTTGCAATGTATTTGGCCCGAGGAGCCGAAGCTTAGAGGGTCTTAAACTCCCGAAAAGCCTCGTCGTCGTGGCGGGATtagatattctccaagattggcAACTGGCTTATGTGGAAGGACTCAAGAAATATGACCAAGAAGTGAAGCTCCTTTACCTCGAAAAGGCGACAATAGGGTTCTATTTCTTGCCTAACAACGAACACTTCCGTTCCCTTATGGATGAGATCAAAACTTTCATTCATTCTTAA